Proteins from one Chitinophaga oryzae genomic window:
- a CDS encoding DUF2200 domain-containing protein, whose amino-acid sequence MSNTDSHDQRIAKMTFASVYPLLLAKVEKKGRTKEELHQVIAWLTGFDDKQLEKLIHEKVTYETFFQRATLNPRAGLITGVICGYRVEEIQNPLTQQVRYLDKLVDELAKGRKMEKILRG is encoded by the coding sequence ATGAGCAATACCGATTCACATGACCAGCGTATCGCCAAAATGACCTTTGCTTCGGTCTACCCTTTGTTGTTGGCAAAAGTGGAAAAGAAGGGCAGAACAAAGGAAGAGTTGCATCAGGTGATAGCATGGCTGACCGGCTTCGATGACAAACAGCTGGAGAAACTGATACACGAGAAAGTGACCTATGAAACTTTCTTTCAGCGCGCCACGCTCAATCCCCGTGCGGGACTGATTACCGGCGTTATCTGCGGATACCGCGTAGAAGAGATCCAAAATCCGCTGACACAGCAGGTCCGCTATTTGGATAAGCTGGTGGACGAACTGGCGAAAGGGCGGAAGATGGAGAAGATCCTGAGGGGGTAG
- a CDS encoding TlpA disulfide reductase family protein — protein sequence MKYNWFLFSCLLPALQVSAQDNKSFTLKGDIKGLPDRYIYLGYAEGANKFRQDSVMTRNGKFTFSGELSQPTQARLYVDKVKAMYGEGDVTSFFIEPGTLQLKSATAKLKDAKLTGSKVQLEQEELEAMRAPVMKKLAPLSAAYGKLNKEYGAGLRAKKTEAALEPLKDKLEKLKDQMEPHYEAMEKIDKAFIDKYPDSYVSAQLLRFRVSSMPLKEGEAYYARMSPEMQQSADGLEIKKELDGLRAGSPGSVAHTFTKTDIDGKTLNLSDFKGKYVMLDFWASWCGPCRKGNPHLKALYGKYKDKGFEIIGISDDDSNHDAWKKAVSQDGIGIWKHVLRGLDWEKRKNNLPNPEDVSDDYGIHSLPTKILIDPQGMIIGRYGGGGEDDEAMDRKLREIFGA from the coding sequence ATGAAATATAATTGGTTCCTTTTTTCATGTTTGCTGCCAGCCTTGCAGGTATCGGCACAAGACAACAAATCTTTTACCCTGAAGGGAGACATCAAAGGGCTGCCTGACCGCTACATCTATTTGGGTTATGCCGAAGGCGCCAACAAGTTTAGGCAAGACAGCGTCATGACCCGTAACGGTAAATTCACCTTCTCCGGTGAGCTGTCGCAGCCTACGCAGGCCAGATTGTACGTTGACAAAGTGAAAGCGATGTATGGCGAAGGGGATGTAACCTCCTTTTTTATAGAGCCGGGCACCCTGCAGCTGAAATCGGCCACCGCAAAACTGAAAGACGCTAAACTCACCGGTTCCAAAGTACAGCTGGAACAGGAAGAGCTGGAGGCCATGCGGGCGCCGGTGATGAAAAAACTGGCTCCTTTGTCGGCTGCCTATGGCAAGCTGAACAAAGAATACGGAGCCGGCCTGCGTGCAAAGAAGACGGAGGCTGCGCTCGAACCGCTGAAAGATAAGCTGGAAAAACTGAAAGACCAGATGGAGCCGCATTACGAAGCCATGGAGAAAATCGACAAGGCATTCATCGATAAATACCCTGACTCTTATGTGAGCGCGCAGTTATTGCGTTTCCGTGTCAGCAGTATGCCTCTGAAAGAAGGAGAGGCTTACTATGCCCGTATGTCGCCGGAGATGCAGCAGAGCGCCGACGGTCTGGAGATTAAAAAGGAACTGGACGGACTGCGTGCCGGTTCGCCCGGCAGCGTGGCGCACACTTTCACCAAAACGGACATCGATGGTAAAACGCTGAACCTGTCGGACTTCAAAGGCAAATACGTGATGCTCGATTTCTGGGCCAGCTGGTGCGGCCCCTGCCGCAAAGGCAACCCGCACCTGAAAGCGTTGTACGGCAAGTATAAAGACAAAGGCTTTGAAATCATCGGTATCTCCGACGACGATTCCAATCACGACGCCTGGAAAAAAGCCGTGTCGCAGGATGGCATCGGCATCTGGAAACATGTGCTGCGCGGGCTCGACTGGGAAAAGCGGAAAAACAACCTGCCTAATCCCGAAGATGTCAGTGACGATTATGGTATCCATTCGTTGCCCACCAAAATCCTGATTGATCCCCAGGGCATGATCATTGGCCGCTATGGCGGCGGCGGAGAGGATGACGAAGCGATGGACAGGAAGCTGCGGGAGATATTCGGCGCGTAG
- a CDS encoding Crp/Fnr family transcriptional regulator, with the protein MHEQLVRLITQKVKLSDKERDLCVQYFEPVSYPKNQVLEEEGKVPGYLYFVISGFVRLFHYNDKGDEITSHINCPPGFITSYTNFIDQTRSEENLESITECELLRITKTHLDLLTQQSPAFKDFSILVFQQSLSYNEKRSKELATLSAEERYLKLIHEHPEILHHVPMQYIASFLGMNPKSLSRIRRQIIK; encoded by the coding sequence ATGCACGAGCAACTGGTCCGTCTTATTACCCAAAAAGTAAAACTTTCTGATAAGGAAAGAGACTTGTGCGTACAATATTTTGAACCGGTGTCATACCCTAAAAACCAGGTACTGGAAGAAGAAGGAAAGGTCCCCGGCTATCTGTATTTTGTGATATCAGGTTTTGTCCGTTTATTCCATTATAATGACAAGGGAGATGAAATAACATCCCACATCAACTGTCCGCCGGGTTTCATCACTTCCTATACTAATTTCATCGATCAAACCAGGTCCGAAGAAAACCTTGAGTCGATTACCGAATGTGAACTTTTACGCATTACAAAGACCCATCTGGACCTGCTTACCCAACAAAGCCCGGCGTTTAAGGACTTCAGCATTCTCGTGTTCCAGCAATCGCTGTCGTATAATGAAAAACGCTCGAAGGAGCTGGCAACGCTCAGCGCCGAGGAGCGCTATTTAAAACTGATCCACGAACATCCCGAAATACTCCACCACGTTCCAATGCAATACATCGCGTCCTTCCTTGGAATGAACCCCAAAAGTTTAAGCCGTATCCGAAGACAAATTATTAAGTAA
- a CDS encoding RNA polymerase sigma factor gives MERMSTEEEVLLRMIQGDESAFSGIYRHYHPALYIYLLRFCKVPSLAEDLVHDVFLKIWEVRERINPKLSFSGYLYRIARNHVFKTISRLATDEQMREQLYRQLADIDPAQPEEVVRTREYERLFEEALSKLTTQRLKVFRLCRQEGKSYDEAAAILGISRNAVKKHMVLGMRFIEDYVYRHGDIFMAIWLISAFY, from the coding sequence ATGGAGCGTATGTCCACGGAAGAAGAAGTGCTGTTGCGGATGATCCAGGGGGATGAATCGGCCTTTTCGGGCATCTACCGGCACTACCATCCTGCTTTATACATTTATCTGCTGCGTTTCTGTAAGGTCCCTTCTCTTGCAGAAGACCTGGTGCACGACGTATTTCTCAAAATCTGGGAGGTCAGGGAGCGTATTAACCCAAAACTTTCTTTCAGCGGGTACCTTTACCGTATCGCCCGCAACCATGTCTTTAAAACCATATCACGACTGGCCACTGACGAGCAGATGCGGGAGCAGTTATACCGGCAGCTGGCAGATATTGACCCGGCGCAACCCGAAGAAGTGGTACGCACCCGGGAATACGAACGCCTTTTCGAGGAAGCACTTTCCAAACTAACCACCCAGCGTCTGAAGGTGTTCCGTTTATGCCGCCAGGAAGGGAAAAGCTACGACGAAGCCGCGGCCATCCTGGGCATTTCCCGTAACGCGGTAAAAAAACACATGGTGCTGGGCATGCGCTTCATCGAAGACTATGTCTACCGCCACGGCGACATTTTTATGGCGATCTGGCTGATCTCCGCCTTTTATTAA
- a CDS encoding FecR family protein has protein sequence MSQPENAYEQLFQRYLNGQCSREEMDTLFGYLNTTASRRPLLAAMQQEFERVLQEKHDLPQGLGDRIETRLLQEIGRTGVTPVRSFRYLKWSAAAAVALLLSTAIGFYITRQPAAPRLAHQRAVQTGSPGSNKAKLTLSDGSVVTLDSAGNQVIRQGDVTVQQHNGQLLYPLTAGPSSIVRYNLLAVPRGGQFNVVLPDGSHVWLNAASSMRYPTSFAANHRTVEIQGQAYFDIQPVAGQPFIVKVNNMEIQVLGTSFDVMAYADEPVTRTTLIQGAVKVTSGNNESYLHPGQAAAVNNTSGAISVQPADLREATAWRAGYFDFENATLASVLKQLSRWYDVEADFATLPEGNRFGGYINRNLSLQEILPMLETDKVKLKLEGRTIKVIQTR, from the coding sequence ATGTCACAACCTGAAAACGCTTACGAGCAGCTGTTTCAGCGTTATCTGAACGGGCAGTGCAGCCGGGAAGAAATGGATACGTTGTTCGGATATCTTAACACCACCGCATCCAGGCGCCCCCTGCTGGCAGCCATGCAACAGGAATTCGAGCGTGTCCTGCAAGAAAAACATGACCTGCCGCAAGGCCTGGGAGACCGTATAGAGACACGGCTGCTGCAGGAAATCGGCCGCACCGGCGTGACGCCCGTGCGCTCCTTCCGTTATTTAAAATGGAGCGCCGCCGCCGCCGTGGCCCTACTGCTGTCGACAGCCATCGGTTTTTATATCACCCGCCAACCGGCAGCACCCCGGCTGGCACATCAACGCGCCGTACAAACAGGATCACCGGGCAGCAACAAAGCGAAGCTCACCCTTTCAGACGGCTCTGTAGTAACGCTGGACAGCGCCGGCAACCAGGTCATCCGGCAGGGCGATGTGACCGTTCAGCAGCACAACGGACAACTACTCTACCCGCTTACCGCCGGCCCTTCATCCATTGTCAGATATAACCTGCTGGCTGTGCCCCGTGGCGGGCAGTTCAACGTAGTGCTGCCCGACGGCAGCCACGTATGGCTCAACGCCGCATCCAGCATGCGCTATCCGACGTCGTTCGCCGCCAACCACCGCACCGTGGAAATACAGGGACAAGCCTATTTTGATATCCAACCGGTGGCCGGACAACCCTTTATCGTAAAAGTGAACAATATGGAAATACAGGTACTGGGCACCAGCTTCGACGTCATGGCCTATGCCGACGAGCCGGTTACCCGCACCACGCTGATACAGGGAGCAGTGAAAGTAACATCCGGCAACAACGAAAGCTACCTCCATCCCGGACAGGCAGCTGCAGTGAACAACACCTCCGGCGCCATCTCCGTGCAACCGGCAGACCTCCGCGAAGCCACCGCCTGGAGAGCAGGCTACTTCGACTTCGAAAACGCCACCCTCGCCAGTGTGCTGAAACAACTGTCGAGATGGTACGACGTGGAAGCCGATTTCGCCACCCTGCCGGAAGGAAACCGCTTCGGCGGATATATCAACCGTAACCTGTCCCTGCAGGAAATATTACCGATGCTGGAAACAGACAAGGTAAAACTCAAACTGGAAGGCAGGACCATCAAAGTAATACAGACCAGGTAA
- a CDS encoding SusC/RagA family TonB-linked outer membrane protein, translating into MRFTAFLLLAVCLQCSAVALSQQITLSERNAPLKKVLKEMAAQAGVSVAYSENMMAATKPVTIDVKNATVEHVLEIALRDQPLRYTIDNGRILLNSRSGRAADSTLTATGRVTSEKGEPIPGASVLIKGTNIGTATGNDGRFEIKIPREAVTLIISAMGFQPMEITAQLHTNMEVRLKTGTKSLSEVVVMGFSEVERRHVASSVAQVDVKLTKTRPIAKLQEAFTGTVPGVTVQQTTNLPGSVPGITIRGISTLQNAGPLVIVDGMEQSLNDIDPNQVKSITVLKDAASASMYGSRGANGVIIIETERGQMGRFKVDVNSWGAIQRPIDLPKFVNGTDYMKLNNEARNFQGQTPLYNDEDIRKMESGETPSVDWLKEGMPRKANSQNLTMSVSGGGGIGSFNLMMGYLKENGLNSYEGSGKYSARFNTNVNIADKFVLLADFYAHRLQINRLKENDDGTGLYENLWKMNPTQQIYYPNSSIPEHYILYNDMNPIASINRGGSRNNLYDFSSVNLRPRYNISKHLSLEGNVSYQISKSANKRARETFKFFDGNGKPVKIWKNEVGADQDVSQSQLTARGLLNYTGSLRHQADKIYVTAGSEVMSFNYTDYKEITKASFFGKLNYSFDNRYILEFTARGDGSSKFAPGKQWGFFPAGAIAWNVTNEHFMKGMVNNRIINNLKLRASYGLIGNENVDPYLWEENVNEWGWLMRVPNLNFTWEKQKQGNIGIELTMLDNRLSVTAEAYKKNSYDLIYSRFPVPPITGSSSLEAAFNIGEVENNGYEISVQWQDKIGNLGYSIGAMLFDNRNKVLKAGYRDGDTLIFKDDNDKIWYKGIAIDNYYGYKSDGFFRDQRDVDNTPAKLPNTLPGDIKYIDQNGDGIINDADRINLGDPFPHLNYSINLGLTYKNWDFNLLGQGVGKRTGRLNGLEGYPILVDGSSNSLGRPQQYYADNRWTPETPNSRFPRVWTGSSTNAYLSDIWLGNAAFFRVKVLQLGYTFPLTGKMIRNVRVYVNAQDAITFTRWEGLEPERDGGSGNYPRMAVYSLGVRATLF; encoded by the coding sequence ATGAGATTTACCGCCTTCCTCCTGCTTGCGGTCTGCCTGCAATGCAGTGCCGTAGCCTTATCGCAGCAGATCACGCTTTCGGAAAGAAACGCCCCGCTGAAAAAAGTGCTCAAAGAAATGGCCGCCCAGGCCGGGGTATCCGTGGCCTATAGTGAAAACATGATGGCCGCCACCAAGCCCGTCACCATCGATGTCAAAAACGCTACGGTGGAACATGTGCTGGAGATAGCGCTCCGCGATCAACCGCTGCGCTATACCATCGACAACGGCCGCATCCTGCTCAACAGCCGCTCAGGCCGCGCCGCCGACTCCACCCTCACCGCCACCGGCAGGGTCACCAGCGAAAAAGGTGAACCCATACCGGGCGCCAGCGTCCTCATCAAAGGCACCAACATCGGTACCGCCACCGGCAACGATGGCCGGTTCGAAATTAAAATCCCCCGGGAGGCCGTCACCCTCATCATCAGCGCCATGGGATTCCAACCCATGGAAATAACCGCCCAGCTCCATACCAATATGGAAGTACGCCTGAAAACAGGCACCAAAAGCCTGTCCGAAGTGGTGGTAATGGGCTTCTCTGAAGTGGAACGCCGCCACGTGGCCTCTTCCGTAGCCCAGGTGGACGTTAAACTCACCAAAACCCGGCCCATCGCCAAACTGCAGGAAGCCTTTACCGGCACCGTCCCCGGCGTTACCGTCCAGCAAACCACCAACCTGCCCGGCAGCGTGCCCGGCATCACCATCAGGGGCATCAGCACCCTCCAGAATGCCGGCCCCCTCGTGATCGTAGACGGGATGGAACAAAGCCTCAACGATATAGACCCCAACCAGGTGAAAAGCATCACCGTACTGAAAGATGCCGCCTCCGCCTCCATGTACGGCTCCCGCGGCGCCAACGGGGTAATCATCATAGAAACGGAACGCGGACAGATGGGACGGTTTAAAGTGGATGTCAACTCATGGGGCGCCATACAGCGGCCCATCGACCTGCCTAAGTTCGTTAACGGTACCGACTATATGAAATTAAACAACGAGGCGAGGAACTTCCAGGGTCAGACACCCCTTTACAACGATGAAGATATCCGCAAAATGGAATCCGGAGAAACCCCTTCGGTAGACTGGCTCAAAGAAGGCATGCCCCGCAAGGCTAACTCACAGAACCTCACCATGAGCGTTTCCGGCGGCGGCGGCATCGGCTCTTTCAACCTCATGATGGGCTACCTCAAAGAAAATGGCCTCAACTCCTACGAAGGCTCCGGTAAATATTCCGCACGCTTCAATACCAATGTGAACATCGCTGATAAATTCGTACTGCTGGCAGACTTCTATGCCCACCGCCTGCAGATCAACCGCCTCAAAGAAAATGATGACGGAACAGGACTGTATGAAAATCTCTGGAAGATGAATCCCACCCAGCAGATATACTACCCCAACAGCAGTATACCTGAGCATTACATCCTGTACAATGATATGAACCCCATCGCCTCCATTAACCGCGGCGGCTCCCGGAACAACCTGTACGATTTCAGCTCCGTGAACCTGCGGCCAAGATATAACATCAGCAAACACCTCAGCCTCGAAGGCAACGTGTCTTACCAGATCAGCAAATCTGCCAACAAAAGAGCACGGGAGACTTTCAAATTCTTTGACGGCAACGGTAAACCGGTGAAAATATGGAAGAATGAAGTGGGCGCCGACCAGGACGTAAGCCAAAGCCAGCTGACCGCCCGCGGTTTGCTCAACTACACCGGCAGCCTGCGCCACCAGGCGGATAAAATATACGTCACCGCCGGCTCAGAAGTGATGAGCTTCAACTACACCGACTATAAGGAAATCACCAAAGCTTCTTTCTTCGGTAAACTGAACTACTCTTTTGACAACAGGTATATCCTCGAGTTCACCGCCCGCGGAGATGGTAGCAGCAAGTTTGCCCCCGGCAAACAATGGGGCTTTTTCCCCGCAGGCGCTATCGCCTGGAACGTCACCAACGAGCATTTCATGAAAGGCATGGTCAACAACAGGATCATCAACAACCTGAAACTCCGCGCCTCCTATGGCCTTATCGGTAACGAAAACGTAGACCCGTACCTGTGGGAAGAGAACGTCAACGAATGGGGATGGCTCATGCGTGTGCCCAACTTAAACTTCACCTGGGAAAAACAAAAACAGGGTAACATCGGGATAGAATTAACCATGCTCGACAACCGGTTGAGCGTAACGGCGGAAGCCTATAAAAAGAACTCCTACGACCTGATCTATTCCAGGTTCCCCGTACCGCCCATCACCGGCTCCAGCTCTCTCGAAGCTGCTTTTAACATCGGGGAAGTGGAAAACAACGGGTACGAAATCTCCGTTCAGTGGCAGGATAAAATCGGTAACCTCGGCTACAGCATCGGCGCCATGTTGTTTGACAACAGGAACAAAGTGCTGAAGGCCGGTTACAGGGATGGCGACACCCTCATTTTTAAAGACGATAACGATAAAATCTGGTATAAAGGCATCGCCATTGATAACTATTACGGCTATAAAAGCGATGGCTTCTTCCGCGACCAGCGCGATGTGGACAACACTCCCGCAAAACTGCCCAATACCCTCCCCGGCGATATCAAATATATAGATCAGAATGGCGACGGTATCATCAACGACGCAGACAGGATCAACCTGGGAGACCCTTTCCCCCACCTGAACTATTCCATCAATCTTGGTTTAACGTATAAAAACTGGGACTTCAACCTGCTGGGCCAGGGCGTCGGAAAAAGAACCGGCCGCCTCAACGGCCTGGAAGGTTACCCTATCCTGGTGGATGGCAGCAGCAATTCACTGGGCAGGCCGCAACAGTATTATGCAGACAACCGGTGGACACCGGAAACGCCCAACAGCAGGTTCCCCAGGGTATGGACCGGATCCAGCACCAACGCTTACCTCAGCGACATCTGGCTGGGCAACGCCGCCTTCTTCCGCGTGAAAGTGCTGCAGCTGGGGTATACGTTCCCGTTAACAGGTAAAATGATCCGCAACGTAAGGGTATACGTCAATGCGCAGGACGCCATCACCTTCACCCGCTGGGAAGGACTGGAGCCCGAACGCGATGGCGGCAGCGGCAACTATCCCCGCATGGCGGTATACAGCCTCGGCGTCAGGGCCACCCTGTTTTAA
- a CDS encoding RagB/SusD family nutrient uptake outer membrane protein produces the protein MKKRLILLAFLSALLPACQKFLDKPDPTATKFDEFFNTEEDLRRVVYSTYLDVFTNKDDRRLLFYMEDSKSDNAYSRVEGDNHQRIANGSYDANTRAFEYYYTIHMKHIGRLNTYLKSINTPYVEDESIRTKYKGILEGLRVWHYFKIVSRWGNVPFYLEPVDISQVIQPAKSKEEILNTLFPMAEATANSLPDKEYNSDGYMFNKYSLKALIMRYALYNGRYDLAARLAKEIMDSGNYSLYPNYADLFSYKGDKINKEFIITMDMQSHGNSGTNSFEHLGPHFRTGKGQSYAVPLKSLVDAYWTLQGNKIDACPLHTKQEYELNPKLNRDPRYAASIMGQGDIFVNEPINIYDQNSPMFHEKERASRSGYWFRKFVDETDAFKGEGNMHFPILRYAEVLLTYAEAKIMTNSVDNLAKSCINQLRTRAGLDMKEADVTLPKYAAYTQQQWVELIRNERRTELAGEGVRYDDILRWKIGEQVMTKPAMGHTRLVNGNLVSLKIEDRSFQSRNYLWPFHSGSLKIEPGLTQNPGY, from the coding sequence ATGAAAAAGAGACTCATTCTACTGGCATTCCTCTCCGCGCTCCTGCCGGCATGCCAGAAATTCCTGGACAAACCGGACCCCACCGCCACCAAATTCGACGAGTTCTTTAATACTGAAGAAGACCTCCGGCGCGTGGTATACAGCACCTACCTGGACGTATTTACCAATAAAGACGACAGAAGGCTGCTTTTTTACATGGAAGACAGTAAATCAGATAATGCCTACAGCCGCGTGGAAGGCGACAACCACCAACGTATTGCCAATGGCAGCTATGATGCCAACACAAGGGCTTTTGAATATTACTACACCATCCACATGAAACACATCGGCCGTCTGAATACCTACTTAAAAAGTATCAATACGCCTTATGTGGAAGATGAATCCATCCGTACAAAATACAAAGGCATACTGGAAGGACTGCGGGTCTGGCACTATTTCAAAATAGTGTCCCGCTGGGGAAACGTCCCTTTTTATCTCGAACCCGTGGATATTTCCCAGGTAATACAACCCGCCAAATCAAAGGAAGAAATACTGAACACGCTTTTCCCCATGGCAGAAGCTACCGCCAACAGCCTGCCTGACAAGGAGTATAACTCCGACGGCTATATGTTCAACAAATACTCGCTCAAAGCGCTGATTATGCGCTACGCGCTGTACAACGGCCGATATGACCTGGCAGCGCGGCTGGCCAAAGAGATCATGGACAGCGGCAACTACTCGCTGTATCCGAACTATGCAGACCTGTTCAGCTATAAAGGCGATAAAATCAACAAAGAGTTCATCATCACCATGGACATGCAAAGCCACGGCAACAGCGGCACTAACTCGTTCGAACATCTCGGCCCGCATTTCCGGACAGGCAAAGGACAGTCTTACGCCGTACCGCTAAAATCACTGGTAGATGCCTACTGGACATTACAGGGCAATAAAATCGACGCCTGCCCGCTGCATACAAAACAGGAATACGAACTGAACCCGAAACTGAACAGAGATCCCCGCTATGCCGCCAGCATCATGGGCCAGGGCGATATATTCGTTAACGAGCCGATCAACATCTACGACCAGAACAGCCCCATGTTCCATGAAAAAGAACGGGCAAGCCGCTCCGGCTACTGGTTCAGAAAATTCGTGGACGAAACAGACGCCTTCAAAGGAGAGGGCAATATGCACTTCCCGATATTAAGGTATGCAGAAGTACTGCTCACCTACGCAGAAGCCAAAATCATGACCAACAGCGTAGACAACCTCGCCAAAAGCTGTATCAACCAGCTGAGGACCAGGGCAGGTCTCGACATGAAAGAAGCGGACGTAACCCTACCGAAGTATGCCGCCTATACGCAACAGCAGTGGGTAGAGCTGATCAGAAATGAACGGAGAACAGAACTGGCAGGCGAAGGAGTACGCTATGATGATATTTTAAGATGGAAAATCGGTGAGCAGGTGATGACCAAACCCGCCATGGGACATACCCGGCTGGTAAATGGCAATCTGGTGTCCCTGAAGATAGAAGACCGCTCTTTCCAATCACGGAACTACCTGTGGCCGTTCCATTCCGGCAGTTTGAAAATTGAGCCGGGGTTAACGCAGAATCCGGGGTATTAA
- a CDS encoding NAD-dependent epimerase/dehydratase family protein produces MTSKKLALVSGANGHLGNNLVRLLLQKGIPVRASVRNIKNKDCFKDLDCEVVQADITDKTSFKAALQGVDTFYAVGAAFKLWAKDPKKEIYDVNMRGTRNTIEAAAAAGVKRIVYVSSIAALNYTHLPTKESNGYNPDRRDMYYNSKNDGEKLAFQLAEEHGIELVAVMPGAMIGGEAFAPLNVSYNVLKLILNKQIPVDTNITLNWVDVKDVAEGCYLAAQKGRPGQRYILANEKCMTITDTTKLAQEFYPELKLKIPGAVPKFMLYAIAGVMEISARISGKPPVLTTKDIAMFSGLQQDFDISRSRNELGFNPKNNRQVVKEALAYLMTHKELL; encoded by the coding sequence ATGACAAGTAAAAAACTGGCCCTTGTATCCGGCGCCAACGGACACCTTGGCAATAACCTGGTAAGACTTCTCCTCCAAAAAGGAATCCCGGTGCGTGCTTCCGTTCGTAACATCAAAAACAAAGACTGTTTCAAAGACCTGGACTGTGAAGTGGTACAGGCAGATATTACTGACAAGACCTCTTTTAAAGCCGCGCTGCAGGGCGTAGATACCTTTTACGCAGTAGGCGCCGCTTTCAAACTATGGGCAAAAGACCCCAAAAAAGAAATCTATGATGTAAATATGCGGGGAACCCGAAATACAATAGAAGCTGCCGCAGCCGCAGGGGTGAAAAGAATTGTCTATGTAAGTTCCATCGCCGCGCTGAATTACACCCATCTCCCGACAAAAGAAAGCAACGGCTATAACCCGGACCGCCGGGACATGTATTACAACTCCAAAAACGATGGCGAAAAACTGGCATTTCAGCTGGCCGAAGAACACGGGATTGAATTGGTGGCCGTTATGCCGGGAGCAATGATAGGAGGCGAAGCATTCGCCCCGCTGAATGTTTCTTACAATGTGCTAAAGCTGATTTTGAACAAACAAATACCGGTGGACACCAATATTACCCTCAACTGGGTAGACGTAAAAGATGTGGCTGAAGGCTGTTATCTGGCCGCGCAGAAAGGCAGGCCGGGCCAGCGTTATATTCTTGCCAATGAAAAATGTATGACTATTACAGACACCACTAAGCTGGCGCAGGAGTTCTACCCGGAGCTGAAATTGAAAATACCGGGGGCCGTTCCAAAGTTTATGCTTTACGCCATCGCCGGGGTGATGGAAATTTCCGCCAGGATAAGCGGAAAACCGCCTGTGCTCACCACCAAGGATATTGCCATGTTTTCCGGCTTGCAGCAGGATTTTGACATCTCCAGGTCAAGAAATGAATTGGGATTTAACCCGAAGAATAACCGGCAGGTAGTGAAAGAAGCGCTGGCTTATCTGATGACGCATAAGGAACTATTGTAG